In Nitrospira defluvii, the genomic stretch TGATCCGGCTCGTTCCGTTCGTGCACGTCTTTCACCACAATTTCAGGGACGACCACGGGCTTGACGGCGACCGGGGATTCCGATGATGGGACACGACTCGCGTTCGCGGCGGGGCTGTGACTCTTTCCAGCCGGTGCCGGTGAAAGAATGGAACGGCCTGCCCGCTCCAGCGTCACCGTATCGACGCTGGTAAAACGGAATGAGAGTCCGCTTCCAGCCAATAATTCCGACAAGGCCTCTTCCGGCGTATAGAGCCCGGCGACCTCGCGTGACATCCGTCCCAACGTCACATCGTCGGGAAAGCTGACCTGCAGACCGGACGTCAAAGCAAAGTCGCGCAATGCCGTGTTCAGGGGTTGTGGCGCAATCTGATAGTGGATTTTTTGTCTGGGTTCCGGGCCGGCATTCGTATCATCGCCCTGCGCGTTGGCGTGACCGACACCCGCCGAAGTGAATGCCAGCATAACGAGAAGGAGCAGGATGCGCAGATTCATGGTCCAGAAGGCCTCAGAGCATCCTCCCCATGAACGCATAGACGCACCTGAGTAACAGGAACTGTTCCGCATTCAAACCTCCGTCGGTGGACTTCGAGGAGAGGGGCTCCCTGCTCCTCAATGGTGGTGTTCTCCCTGTGCCTGGACGTATGGCAAAGAGAAAATCCCCCCGGCAGGGTCAAGAGGGAACGGAATTTTTCGCGGCAGGCAGAGAAACGCTGAAAGGGAGGCCAGCGCTGATGAGCACGCGTCAGGCATGGCCGCGCAACGGCACAGTAAGCCTCTGAGGTTCACGACGCGCTGAAGCGCACGCGTCACGCCTGTGCACACCGTCAAGACGGTGAAGCGGCCGCGACCTGCGGACACACGCGGGCTAGCGAATTACGATCAGATGGTCCGTGAGTCGAACCATATGAATGGGCAGCGTATCCGCCAGCGTGGTGATGACGTGGGACGGATCGGCAAGGTTATAGATGCCGGTGACCGGGAGCGAGCGCAGGGCGGGATTCCAGATGAGGATATACCCGTGATGGTACCGGGCCAGATCATGCACGACATCGGACAGGGGTGTGCGGACGAACACCAGGCGACCGTGCATCCAGGCGGCCACAGCAGTCGTGTCCACGCGATCGATCGCCCCGGCACCATTCGGGCCGACGGACACCTGATCGCCTGCGGCCAATCGAACGGCGGGATCCGATCGTCTCCTCCCGTCGGCAACCAGCACCGAACCGTTCAGCACGGTGACTTGCACATTCGTGTGACGATCCTGAACCACAAATTCCGTCCCGACGGCCGTCGTGGCCACCCCGCGACTCTCAACGGTAAACGGCCGCTCTGCATTCGGTTGAACGGCAAAGAAGGCCTCTCCTCGCAACAAGTCCACGTGCCGCCGATCGGGCGCATACCGAACCGCGATCGCGCTGTCGGTATTCAACCTGACGGTTGATTGATCAGGAAGTGTCACGACACGCTGCTCTCCGACATCCGTCGAATAGTCGGAATGGATCCACATCAAGATCGCATCGCTCCAGAGCGCCATCCCGACGAGCAGGAAGACGGCTGCGGCCGCCATGC encodes the following:
- a CDS encoding FecR family protein; amino-acid sequence: MKEATVWFIREAAAGFSQADRRRLDEWCAQSPAHARAYQRVRALWHAPELQRAAFERMPRGAVDAARRSAGLVWRRGSMAAAAVFLLVGMALWSDAILMWIHSDYSTDVGEQRVVTLPDQSTVRLNTDSAIAVRYAPDRRHVDLLRGEAFFAVQPNAERPFTVESRGVATTAVGTEFVVQDRHTNVQVTVLNGSVLVADGRRRSDPAVRLAAGDQVSVGPNGAGAIDRVDTTAVAAWMHGRLVFVRTPLSDVVHDLARYHHGYILIWNPALRSLPVTGIYNLADPSHVITTLADTLPIHMVRLTDHLIVIR